One window from the genome of Haemorhous mexicanus isolate bHaeMex1 chromosome 22, bHaeMex1.pri, whole genome shotgun sequence encodes:
- the RASL10B gene encoding ras-like protein family member 10B: MVATFKIAVLGAQGVGKSAIVRQFLYNEFSEVCVPTTARRVYLPAVVMNGHVHDLQIMDFPPITAFPVNTLQEWADVCCRGLRSVHAYILVYDICCFDSFEYIKTIRQQILETRVIGTSETPIIIVGNKRDLQRGRVIPRWNVSNLVKKTWKCGYIECSAKYNWHILLLFSELLKSVGCARCKHVHTTIRFQGALRRNRCTIM, translated from the exons ATGGTGGCAACCTTCAAGATCgccgtgctgggagcccagggcgTGGGCAAGAGCGCCATAGTCCGGCAGTTCCTGTACAACGAGTTCAGCGAGGTCTGCGTGCCCACCACGGCCCGCCGCGTCTACCTGCCCGCCGTGGTCATGAACGGCCACGTGCACGACCTGCAGATCATGGACTTTCCCCCCATCACCGCCTTCCCTGTCAACACCCTGCAG GAGTGGGCAGACGTGTGTTGCAGGGGGCTCCGGAGTGTCCATGCCTACATCCTGGTCTATGACATCTGTTGCTTTGACAGCTTCGAGTACATCAAAACCATCCGCCAGCAGATCCTGGAAACAAG ggtCATCGGCACCTCGGAGACGCCCATCATCATCGTGGGCAACAAGCGGGACCTGCAGCGGGGCCGGGTCATCCCGCGCTGGAACGTCTCCAACCTGGTGAAAAAGACGTGGAAGTGCGGCTACATCGAGTGCTCGGCCAAGTACAActggcacatcctgctgctcttcagcGAGCTCCTCAAGAGCGTGGGCTGTGCCCGCTGCAAGCACGTCCACACCACCATCCGCTTCCAGGGCGCGCTGCGCAGGAACCGCTGCACCATCATGTGA